TGCTTGCATCTTCCAATGCCTAAAGGCCTGGtattatcctgtcagtgggatggtgcatataaaggtggATTACAATATAACTAGCCCCTCCAATTGCTTGCATCTTCCAATGCCTAACGGCCGTGGtattatcctgtcagtgggatggtgcatataaaggtggATTACAATATAACTAGCCCCTCCAATTGCTTGCATCTTCCAATGcctaaaggccgtggtattatcctgtcagtgggatggtgcatataaaggtggATTACAATATAACTAGCCCCTCCAATTGCTTGCATCTTCCAATGCCTAACGGCCGTGGtattatcctgtcagtgggatggtgcatataaaggtggATTACAATATAACTAGCCCCTCCAATTGCTTGCATCTTCCAAGGcctaaaggccgtggtattagGCCGTGGtattatcctgtcagtgggatggtgcatataaaggtggATTACAATATAACTAGCCCCTCCAATTGCTTGCATCTTCCAATGcctaaaggctgtggtattatcctgtcagtgggatggtgcacataaaggTGGATTACAATATAACTAGCCCCTCCAATTGCTTGCATCTTCCAATGCCTAACGGCCGTGGtattatcctgtcagtgggatggtgcatataaaggtggATTACAATATAACTAGCCCCTCCAATTGCTTGCATCTTCCAATGcctaaaggccgtggtattatcctgtcagtgggatggtgcatataaaggtggATTACAATATAACTAGCCCCTCCAATTGCTTGCATCTTCCAATGCCTAACGGCCTGGTATTAtactgtcagtgggatggtgcatataaaagatcctttgatactaatggaaaaatgtacaacAGTTACTTAAATAATTTTGGCCTCAAAATTGATGACCATAAATGTTGCCATAAtctataaaacacaaaacatatattggcgaataacacattttattaaaagttaCACTAAAAGTGGTACATTTTAAGTtgcaatgaaaaaaattaataataataaaattactaaaaattctagacttatttttacaattgaaaataaaataaattttggcaCTGAGcaaaaatcatacaataataccAAAGGCCACACTAATTACTCATTGGAATACATGAGACTATATCACAGACTGCAACCCAGTAGGAATGCTGTGTCATCGTTAATACGTCTGTGAAAATGTGTACAGatgagaaaataaaacaaaatatttttattattaaaatataataaatggatGACAACTAATGGTAACCTACCTTTCGATCTTTGCATGTGACTGATTTTGTGATCATGTAATACttctaaaaatgtattttgttcaaATGAACGGATGGTTTCTTTGATCGAAAGAATAAGCGTTATCCCTTTTGTTGGTGGAAGCATAAAAGGTAGAAAacaaggggttttttttatgacaccactagagcacattgatttattaatcgtttattggatgtcaaatattttttaattttgacatatagtcttagaggaaatatTTTCTCATTTGTaggaagggatttttttatatgtaccatcccacagacaggatagcacagagcacggcctttgataccaCTGGTTGGacagagaaatagcccaatgggcccgctgaTGGAGATTGATCCTAGTTACGTCCCGCCTCTACATGACTAGAATGAAACAATGAATCATCAAACAACTCACACCTGTGTACAgttataaaactaaaataacatgATATCACAATATGCTATCAATTACCATGAGAATTGTAATTTTTCAGTCTTACTattttaattttctagtgaataGTATTATACCCAAAAAGACATTATTCAagtataatacataatatatatatacataatacataatatatatatatacataatacataatatacatatatatatatgtatatgaaagcTTTAATATATATGgaagatattaataatataacattatacatAAATGAGATATATACATGGATGAAATATGGACTCTGATGAAATGTTATCTAAAAACAATAGATCACAGTTAAGAGTAGGAGGGTTCGACTTCGTCATGGTCAATTAATCGTGAGTGTTCATCAAAAGACTGGTACGACTCCTCAAAGTCGCCCCTCTGTATGTGTTTAGGGGAGGGAACTGTGATGGTGGTGTCAACCGGTTTCAGCTCTTCCAGTTTCCTCAGGCAGTGAATCCACGACAGGTCCACCAGCTGGTTGTACAGGGCCGTGCCAATCAGGAGAAACAGAAACCCATCCACTgcaaacacacatgtacacacgtAAGTAGCGGACATCTCATCACATTTCAAACATTGCCTATATGCATATCACAATATTTCACACGCACCATCGTTGCATTCCCATGTCATTAAATTCATGTGAATCGCGAATCGGTTACTTGGTGTactgtgaatcggcgaagccgttctcacataggtttgcggatgatttttttgttcatacccagatgaacgtaaaagaaataacagacaatacttataattaaatttgaataatactaaaacttcatactttattttaaattaattttggtccataaacaataatgctcaataaaacaacttgcccatataaaatgacatcattagataTGAAATCCCggatgacgtaatttttacgttcattgagaaatgaacaaactcccattgctacatctggaccaatgggatgatgttatgttgtaatgaaggtaatggaaatataattattacattttaaaataaagttgctAACTTTGGGACCATAGGAACTTTATTCCTTATTATTACACTACAATATTTCACACAAACTTTCattaaatgatttatttaactttaaattcatGTGAAATGCAAATTGGTCGTGtgatgttacattttaaaattaaagttgcaAACTTTGGGACCATAagatctttattcattattatcatattaCAATATTTCACACGAACTGTCGTTGCATTCGCATGTCATTAAATGACTTATGTAACTTTAAATTCATGTGAATCACGAATCGGTTACTTGGTGAaccattacattttaaaattaaaagttgcaAACTTCAGAACCACTGGaactttattcatttattatcagtagccaaattaaaaaatactatttcatTGCAAAATCAGTTAATTTAAAATTCATTTGCAGGGCTCACAGTggaacaaatttagttttagccagttttcagatacatgtatgtagagtactttgaaaataattaaattgtagataattttaattaatattttattagccaatgACTAAATGTTGTTACCAATTTGTGTAAAAATTAGCAGCTGGCTATTTGGCAATAGACAGGGTGAGATCTGCATTCAAAACATCTGTATAGCACAGAATAGTACATGTCTCTTAGGATTATGTCACTCAGGCACAAAAGGATAATGATACATAACAAACTACTTTACCTTGCAAAAGCCCATAACTTTTATCAAAGGGTTCTCCAAaattctgtaataaaaatgttatccaGTAATAAAGACAtgcaataaaattattatatataaataatttcaaaagtATCATGTACACAACAGAGACAAAAGAAAATTGACATTAACATGTTACAGTCAGTCAGATAAAACTTTTAACACTGCTCTGCTATATCAGTTATAGTCAGAAGTAAAGTCATTGGTTTTGTttgaagaacaaaacaaaatcggGGCaaagcaaaagaaagaaagaaaggtttgatttaacgacgcactcaacatattttattttcggttatatggcgtcagacatatggttaaggaccacacagatattgagggaggaaacctgctgtcgccacttcatgggctactcttttcgattagcagcaagggatcttttatatgtaccatctcataggcaggatagcacataccatggcctttgatgcaccagtcatggtacactggctggagtgaaatagcccaatggacccactgacggggatcgatcccaaaccaaccacgcatcaagcgagagctttactattgggctatgtctcgcccccggGGCAGAGCAGTGAAGACAAACGACACATCCTTAGTGCAAACAAACGCCACATCCTTAGTTCAGACAAACACCATATCATTAGTTCAGACAAACACCACATCCTTAGTTCTGACAAATGCCACATCCTTAGTTCTGACAAATGCCACATCCTTAGTTCTGACAAACGCCACATCCTTAGTTCAGACAAACGGCTCATCTTTCAGACAAATGCCACATCCTTAGTTCTGACAAACGCCACATCCTTAGTTCTGACAAACGCCACATCCTTAGTGCAGACAAACGCCACATCCTTACTTAGACAAACGCCACATCCTTACTTCAGACAAATGCCACATCCTTAGTTCTGACAAACGCCACATCCTTAGTTCAGAAAATGCCACATCCTTAGTTCAGACAAATGCCACATCCTTACTTCAGACAAACGCCACATCCTTAGTTCTGACAAACGCCACATCCTTACTTCAGACAAACACCACATCCTTAGTTCAGACAAATGACACATCCTTAGTTCAGGCAAACGCCACATCCTTACTTCAGACAAACGCCACATCCTTAGTGCAGACAAATGCCACATCCTTACTTCAGACAAACGCCACATCCTTACTTCAGACAAACACCACATCCTTACTTCAGACAAACGCCATATCCTTACTTCAGACAAACACCACATCCGTAATCCTATCAAGCAGAGATTTATCCTGGATTATTTACTAGGGTCCCATTGACAatgggattgggaaaattagaGTGAGTAAGTCATATTTGGAATATTTTgtcaggccactgaatgatgcagttaaattaatttattactacagacataataaaatatatattaggaagttTTAGTACAGATATCGgcaattttcagtgccactttcttttgggaaggggctTAGGTTCAGACCCACAGAATTTCTGAATAAGCCACATGTACTTATgcttataaaaacatgattgtGACCCACTAAACAATGTCACTTTGACCTATGAATGTCACAGTGACCTGAAGAATGTTACAAGGTTGTACCCAATAATGTTAGTAACCTAGTGAATAATATCAGTGGTTTACTCAATAATGTTAGCAACTTACAGTGTTAGTTACCTACTGATTGAGGTACTGATGACCTATAATGTTAGCAACTTACAGTGTTAGTTACCTACTGATTGAGGTACTGATGACCTATAATGTTAGCAACTTACAGTGTTAGTTACCTACTGATTGAGGTACTGATGACCTATAATGTTAGCAACTTACAGTGTTAGTTACCTACTGATTGAGGTACTGATGACCTATAAATTAGATCATAcagttaattcatttcaacttattttcgtgcttatatccaattaaggttcaagcatgctgtcctgggcacacacctcagttatctgggctgtatgtccgggacagtgggttagctgttagttggttagtggttagtgagggaagagggtgtagtggccttacacctacccattgagcccttaagaactcgctctgtgttggagccggtactggcctgcgaaccctgtacctaccagcctgtagtccgatggtttaaccactgcaccacagaGGTTTGAGAAAGACACTAGTCATCatagaagctttggctagtgctcTTTGTATTATAGGATATTCCACTAGTACAGACCAAACCACTAGCTGGGACAGAGCTAGTGCATTTGTCGAACCCTGGATCACATATAGAACTAATTCTGGGGGACGGGAAAACAATGCTAAAAACATTTATgcaaaagtattttttaattactaaaacAGTTAGTTTAACCTTTACAAACATACTTAAAGGTTCAAACAGAAATCCAGTCAAATGCTGGTATTTCCATCTTGGAGTGACTGACCTAAATAGCTCAAGATACATGTACCAGAGGCTCAAGATAAGCAAAACAGTTGGTGAAATGTATAGCATGGGACGATGTTTGACAGTATTTACAGAAAGTAATACCTTATCAAAGGCATAATACGTCACAAGATCAGCTGCCCATACCAGAATAGTTCTGCAGGCATCAATCAATGTCCTATGAACGGCTGGAAACAGaatataaaaaaagattaaattaaattaaattttaatgaaaaacaaaatggtaaaacatTTTTGGGCATAAGTAAGATGTTATCTGAAGCTTCTATCAAGGACTTGTTAACAGCCAAtaaagttgtttaaaaatgtaaaataacacTAACCAGTCATTTTGTAATGGtaaatcaaagtttgtttgaaaaacataaaatacatgtaacagtaGATCTTTTAGATAATTTAGAAAACCAAAATGACACCAAATATGTCAGAGATTAGCAAGAGGCAACCAAATGTAGTTTCAAACAAGAGGCCTATAGAGCTCcactattttattttcattgatgTCAATTCATTAATGTGTAATGTGTAATCTaatgttaaattgttttgatttaatagAAATTCAAAAATTCAAAAAGTCTACCTAGTAATTTGAAAAGATTGTCCCAGAGAATCATAGTACAAAGTTAtctatccaatcaaaactctagaagttagacttttaaattttcagtttaaattttgtttaattaataaaaattatttaaagaaaaagttGACAAATGTATGGATGGACCGACAGACGCTAAACAAATTGTTATTAGAAAAGCTCTGCTGATGAGCATCAAAGCAGAGCTATAAAGTGAAACTCAATCCGACCTGTGAGAGACTTAGTGACCGACAATCCGAAGTAGTTGTAGAATGCTATGGAAACGAGGTAGAGAAGACAGAAGATGAGCAGTTTGCTGCTGTTGGCGATCTGGTAGAGAGCGTCTAAACTGTTCTCATAGCTGTCGTTCACTTGGGGACCGGGGATGAAGTACATGGCTGGTAGAACAGCCTGGAAATAAAACAGCTTTTCTTTTGACTTCAAACATAAGGGCCCTCGGcattagtttgtttttttgttttttatttaacgacgccactagagcacattgatttttaatcttatcatcggctattggacgtcaaacatatggtcattctgacactgtttttagaggaaacccgctgtcgccacataggctactctttttaacgacaggcagcaagggatcttttatttgtgcttcccacaggcaggatagcacaaaccatggcctttgttgaaccagttatggatcactggtcggtgcaagtggtttacacctacccattgagccttgcggagcactcactcagggtttggagtcggtatctggattaaaaatcccatgcctcgactgggatccgaacccagtacctaccagcctgtagaccgatggcctgccacgacgccaccgaggccggtctcggATTTAGATGCTTCATTCTAGTCATGTagtggtgggacatagcccagtggtaatgtgcttgccTGGTGTGCGGTCAGTCTATGATCAATCCCCATAGGTGGGCCCAATGGGATATTTTTCTTTCCAACCAatacatcacaactggtatatcaaaggctatggtatgtgatatcatgtctgtgggatggtgcatataaaagatcccttgctactaatggaacaaatgtagcatgtttcctatctaacactaaatgtcagaattatcaaatgcttgacatccaatagctgatgataaataaatcaatatgctctagtggtgatgcTAAACAagacaaagtttaacttttcaAACATAAGAGGGTCAGGATCTTGGTGGTttgtaggatcaaatcacctcagccAAACAATTGGGTTTTTGCAGCCCTAACCAGTTTCTGATGACTCatttaacaaaggctgtggtatgtgctgtcctgtctgtgggaaactgcatataaaatataccttgctaccAAAGGAATGTAGTGCATTTTCTCCTAAGCCtgtgtgtcaaaattgccacatgcttaattaatcaacgtgcccttgaggtgttgttaagcaaatttatcttttttatAATTGCTATAAATGAAGTAAACtttactaaaaacaaacatttaaaaaacataaagaTAATAATATTCAAATGCCAAATACTGTACTTACCAAAGACATTGTGAGAAATCCAAAAGTTCCTTCCATTCCAACAACTTGTAAAGGGTTAAAGTTTCTGCTTTTCAGAAATAATTCTTCTATTACCATTTGGCTGGCACTAACCAGTTGACTTCCAATAATAAGGGCAATTCCTAAAGTTGTAAATACCAGGTGACTTTTTCATATTTGTATACATTGtagttaaattaaatttttcaatattgttaataaaacaaatttttcatTACTAAATTCAATCTGATGCAGATggcacaaaaacatgttttgtaacCAATTTCATATGTATTTTAGGCATGTTGAAGATACACAAAATTCATATTAGGATTTATGTTTTGAACCAAAATGATATACAGcataaacaaatgtaaaattaatcctacataaattattaattatcaaataaaaataacaaaaacaaaattgtaatgaTCAATGTTAACAATactaaataaagtaaaacaggaatcttttacttctttttaaaaattttaattagttaCGGTatgacttatagttttaattaaacaaCCTAAAACAAAACCTGTTGATATATCACAGATGcctttttaaagacttttatatggtaaggaaggaaggaaatggtttatttaacgacgcactcaacacattttatttacagttatatggcgtcggacatatggttaaggaccacacagatattgagggaggaaacccgctgtttccacttcatggactactcttttcgattaggagcaagggatcttttatatgcatcatcccatagacaggatagcacataccatggcctttgaggtaccagttgtggtgcactagctggaacaagactTTTATAAGGGAGACTGTAAGAGTTGCACACACCAGAAtatggtcaaaggccgtggtatgtgcttttctgtctgtggaaaagtgcatataaaagatcccttgctgcattaggaaaatgtagcaggtttcctctgttgactacgtcagaattaccaaatgtttgacatccaataaccaatgattaattaatcaatgtgctctagtggtgttgttaaacaaaacaaatgttaactttaaCACCTGACTAAGGCATGGCTTATGGATATATGAAATTAACAAAATGCTCTTGGTATCTGGAGCGATGTACCAACTACATTTAATACAATAGCCTTGGTTACCTAGCAATGTGTGTGAGGCGCTTGTGCCGTGATGATTCTGGAAGACACTAGAACATCCAACCAGCACCAAGCCCAGCATGGTGACGATCATCCCTAGCCAGTGAATAGCTTGCAGTTTTCttttcagaaatattttctgCAAACAGCAACACAACCTTAAACAAGTCAGGTGTCTGTTATACTTATagaattaaattacaaaatgatgGCACAATTCATTACAAAAGTCTAAAATAATTTCCTCAGGAATTGTTTGACACttttggagcattttaaaataaaagattaAATCAGTTACTCAACATGTATACATATGAATttaatgtattgtattttacTAATCAAATCTGTTATGACATCTCAAAGAATGTTTTGGAATTACTTTTTATggaactgaaagaaagaaacaaagaagtgttttatttttacactcaacacattttaattatggttttaTGGCATCTGATTTCATGGATTTAAAAACCTTGTTATCACAGCACtggaatttcactatttcactgaGGCAtgttgcatatttatttatagtttctTTGaattacatttaaacaaaataatttaaatagtttaatgaTCTAATGTCAAtgtaaaaatgaaatgtaaaaacATACAGAAAGAATTCCAGCAAATATTATGATGGATCCCCGTAACATCTGCCAGACAGAAGCATCAACATACAGAAGACCAATACCTAGACACGtagaaaacaaacaagtaacGAAACTATATGGttccacaccaccattaattactccaagCAATTCAATTTCTATGTTAGAATATATTGTGTGACAAATACAGCACTGTCGAGGGTCacgtgactactaattttagtgAGTGGTCTCAATTGACAAGTACtgtgtaaaaaatcaacaattggTTAACCACGAAAtttttcagttagccaccctcatgccagagcatTGTCTTGTGTTGCTGTTACACAAGTGGctgtataccacttgcacagttgttatcagttagtactacttATAACAACTAatttcaaaccaatgggttatttaaatactacagaggtcaacctacttgtaatgATCAAAGACAGATTTCAAaaggcatatcagaattttgtatttcctaaaccagtctatattaagctgctacaacaagGAACAACACACCAAATGGTGGTATGGTGCTTATAGTACAAGACATTATAAACAGTTACAGAAACATTTGggaaaattatctttttaagaaagaaatgctAGGCTGGGCTCACATCAGAAATTATTTTCCGTCAACCATTTTCACACTTATGGGgcaaaatttacaaagcctgttttatgTCTTATATTCATGtaactatatgtatatacagttgAGCACAGGTGTGTCGAACTTAAGCAAGTCAATATATCGCTTGTGACGATATGACTGGTCGGTCCCAGCTAAAACATGGGTAGCTATCAGGTTTTTATCTCAGTTGAGTCAATACATTTGAATCGATATTAGGTTTGTGTCAATGTAGACTTTTATACGGAAAAATGTTTCTATGTGTcgatatttatattatgttaaaataaataaaatatttaaaaaggtagGTATGAATTGCGCGATCTGAAATCAATGCTGTACCAGTATTGTGAGCATGTAACCAAACATAAAAAAGTTGCCAACATTTGACTGTAAACACAtgatttgtacatgtagttactgtaatagatcatgtgtaagatgaacaaataaaattaccTAAACCATTGAACAAGGTACTAAAATTGTCTTATCGAGCTTAAAAAAACACCGCTAGCAGACAACAATTGTTAAAGAATGCAAATAGTCATGTGACTTGTGGCTTTGAGAAATCGTGGACTTAGGCCGATCGTTGCGAAGTCTGGGAGTTTCTAGGCCGATCGTTGCCAAGTCTGGGAGTTTCAGTGATCAAGAAACAGTATGGAAATCGTCAAGAATTTTGAAGGGATCAGACTTCTTTGTCTCCGAACAATTTCCAAGGGAAGTAAACGAAAGACGTAAGCTTCTAGCACCCCATAGGAGTGAAGCCATCCGAGCAGTTAATCGTGCTGTAATGAACAAGGACAAACTGTATATTAATGGAGTTCTCTTCCAGCCTCTGACTACTAATGAAGTACGTGCTACTGAATTCCGATCTCCGGGAACCAATGCGGTACACACAACACATGCTGACAGCCCGGCTATGAATATGAACACAGTTAACCCCAGTGATTACGACACACCGGAGAATGTATGTTCTAGTGTTAGTGACTTCTCTCTGAAAACTTTGACATGGAATATCCATGGTGGCCTAGGTGAAAAATTAAACTGTTCATTTTACAAACGTTTTGTTTCGTGTACatatgttatttttcttttagaaTGTTGGATCGATAATGAGTTTGAATATCATGTTGATGAGTACGAATGTAAAGCATTCCCGGTGAGAAAAAGAAAAGGTGCTCAGGGAGaaggtatttttttaatgtttaaatctCAGTTTAAGCCTTACATATCAATAGTCGAGAATTGTTTAGattctataaatatttaaataaatttgatatgGATATTTATATAGCTGCTGTTTATATAGCATCCCAGACATCTTCGTACTATAAGTTATATAATTGTGATTTATTTACAGAATTACAGTCAGGTATTGAGTATTATTCTAGGATTGgagatgtgtttattttattattagaacCGTGACTAAACATGATTTTATCAGATTTGATGAGCCTCATATCAGTGTATTAAACAGATTATGTGGACTTATTGATTCTGCTAATGATGAATCGCTACCGACAAGAATGAATCCGGACACTGGGCAGAACTACATTGTACTATGGCTCTGAACTACTAAAGCTATGTAAAGCTACTGGTCTAAGAATTGTTAATGATAGACACAAGTGTGGTTTGTCTAATGATTATACATTTCATGGTCAGCAGACGATGATTGCCATtgactaaaactaaaataaagtacatgtactacctGCCAGAGATGTTCCCACCAAATCACACAGTGTTGGTATCAGGAATATCAAGTGAAACACTCtgaaataacacatttttactGTCACTATTCCAATACTGTAAGACATCAAACAAATACAGTTTCACAATAACTTATGTAAAAGCATTTTTGCACTTTACCTGTATCTGTATGTGGTAACTTTCATAAATTCATGTGTCCAATTAAAATAAGGGAAATAACGGTTGTGTATTGACATGACATGGATTTCGGTCAGCGGTTGGGTGTCAACCCATGTTAACTGTAACACTTAATCTAGTGTTAGagaagatgtttgttttgtttaatgacaccactagagcacattgattaaccattggctattggatgtcaaacatttggtaattctgattcatagtcatcagaggaaaccagctacattttcttaaagggacattcctgagtttgttgcactttttaagatgttatcgactaacagagacttttttaacgattgtaattgtaataaaatattagtggctgtatattaaacatgtttctgatggttctaatattggtactaggttaaatttcatcttatttcctaaaatattgttttttcgtacgtacgaaattatttgaagacaaaatccagtttgggcttcttgcaaatattaagacgaccagaaacacattgaatatacagacactgacattctaaacaagaaaatagatttaatatgtaggtttaatcttagaaatattttattagtcggaaacatcttacaatgcagcaaactcaggaatgtccctttaatgcagcaaaggatcttttatatgcactttcccagacaggaaaacacatatcacagcctgtgaccagttgtggtgcaattaagtgcttatatccaattaaggttccaacatgctgtcctgggtacaacctcagctatctgggctgtctttccaggacatATCTGGgctctttccaggacagtgggtttatGGTTAGTGGTTTgcgagagagaagtcagtgtagtggtcttacacctacccaatgaatcattaaaacttgctttgggtgggagtcagtacctactagccttatgtccaatgactTAACCACAACACTACCGAGGATGGTAAAAAACATTTAACCTGTAATAACAACTGATAAagataaacaaagttttaaaatgtacagagTTACAATATCTTTTCCAACAAatgtattaacattattaactaGCTGCTttcatttttaacaaatgttttgttcattCACATATTCcaacaatttaaacaaattttctGTCTTCTGTAAACAAGTAGCCTGTGCTTCTTgata
This DNA window, taken from Gigantopelta aegis isolate Gae_Host chromosome 4, Gae_host_genome, whole genome shotgun sequence, encodes the following:
- the LOC121371628 gene encoding solute carrier family 35 member F6-like yields the protein MALSGVQILLMIGMLVTGSINTLSKKAQNDCVVEGYPDRSSNNTTKPHEFDHPWFQTWIMFIGEMCCLIGLCIARRRERQAYLKKEALSRKQEGEVLEPLVQKKVFHLIFLIPTLCDLVGTSLAGIGLLYVDASVWQMLRGSIIIFAGILSKIFLKRKLQAIHWLGMIVTMLGLVLVGCSSVFQNHHGTSASHTLLGIALIIGSQLVSASQMVIEELFLKSRNFNPLQVVGMEGTFGFLTMSLAVLPAMYFIPGPQVNDSYENSLDALYQIANSSKLLIFCLLYLVSIAFYNYFGLSVTKSLTAVHRTLIDACRTILVWAADLVTYYAFDKNFGEPFDKSYGLLQVDGFLFLLIGTALYNQLVDLSWIHCLRKLEELKPVDTTITVPSPKHIQRGDFEESYQSFDEHSRLIDHDEVEPSYS